The Pongo abelii isolate AG06213 chromosome 11, NHGRI_mPonAbe1-v2.0_pri, whole genome shotgun sequence genome includes a window with the following:
- the RETREG2 gene encoding reticulophagy regulator 2, with the protein MASGGGGGNTGAGGGPGVGLGLGLGLGLSLGMSEATSEAEEEAATAEAVGRLATTLWLRLRGWEAVLAAAQRLLVWEKPLHSLVTAAALNGLFWLLSSSSLRPFFLLSVSLLAYFLLDLWQPRFLPDVSASSPEEPHSDSEGAGSGARPHLLSVPELCRYLAESWLTFQIHLQELLQYKRQNPAQFCVRVCSGCAVLAVLGHYVPGIMISYIVLLSILLWPLVVYHELIQRMYTRLEPLLMQLDYSMKAEANALHHKHDKRKRQGKNAPPGGDEPLAETESESEAELAGFSPVVDVKKTALALAITDSELSDEEASILESGGFSVSRATTPQLTDVSEDLDQQSLPSEPEETLSRDLGEGEEGELAPPEDLLGRPQALSRQALDSEEEEEDVAAKETLLRLSSPLHFVNTHFNGAGSSPDGVKCSPGGPVETLSPETVSGGLTALPGTLSPPLCLVGSDPAPSPSILPPVPQDSPQPLPAPEEEEALTTEDFELLDQGELEQLNAELGLEPETPPKPPDAPPLGPDIHSLVQSDQEAQAVAEP; encoded by the exons ATGGCGAGCGGCGGTGGCGGGGGTAACACCGGCGCGGGTGGGGGGCCGGgggtgggcctgggcctgggcctgggtctGGGTCTGAGCCTAGGCATGAGTGAGGCCACCagtgaggcagaggaggaggcggCCACGGCCGAGGCGGTGGGACGCCTGGCCACGACGCTGTGGCTGCGGCTCCGCGGCTGGGAGGCGGTGCTGGCGGCGGCGCAGCGGTTGCTGGTGTGGGAGAAGCCGCTGCACAGCCTGGTCACGGCTGCCGCGCTCAACGGCCTCTTCTG GTTGCTGTCTTCCTCGTCCCTCCGGCCCTTCTTCTTACTCAGCGTCTCACTTTTGGCCTATTTTCTGCTGGATCTCTGGCAGCCTCGCTTTCTCCCTGACGTTTCAG CATCATCCCCAGAGGAGCCACACTCTGACAG TGAGGGTGCGGGGTCAGGCGCCCGGCCGCACCTGCTGAGTGTGCCCGAGTTGTGCAGATACCTGGCTGAGAGCTGGCTCACCTTCCAGATTCACCTGCAGGAGCTGCTGCAGTACAAGAGGCAGAATCCAGCTCAG TTCTGCGTTCGAGTCTGCTCTGGCTGTGCTGTGTTGGCTGTGCTGGGACACTATGTTCCAGGGATTATGATTTCCTACATTGTCT TGTTGAGTATCCTGCTGTGGCCCCTGGTGGTTTATCATGAGCTGATCCAGAGGATGTACACTCGCCTGGAGCCCCTGCTCATGCAGCTGGACTACAGCATGAAGGCAGAAGCCAATGCACTGCATCACAAACACGACAAGAGGA agCGTCAGGGGAAGAATGCACCCCCAGGAGGTGATGAGCCACtggcagagacagagagtgaaAGCGAGGCAGAGCTGGCTGGCTTCTCCCCAGTG GTGGATGTGAAGAAAACAGCATTGGCCTTGGCCATTACAGACTCAGAGCTGTCAGATGAGGAGGCTTCTATCTTGGAGAGTGGTGGCTTCTCCGTATCCCGGGCCACAACTCCGCAGCTGACTGATGTCTCTGAGG ATTTGGACCAGCAGAGCCTGCCAAGTGAACCAGAGGAGACCCTAAGCCGGGacctaggggagggagaggagggagagctgGCCCCTCCCGAAGACCTACTAGGCCGTCCTCAAGCCCTGTCAAGGCAAGCCCTGGactcagaggaagaggaagaagatgtgGCAGCTAAGGAAACCTTGCTGCGGCTCTCATCCCCCCTCCACTTTGTGAACACGCACTTCAATGGGGCAGGGTCCTCCCCAGATGGAGTGAAATGCTCCCCTGGAGGACCAGTGGAGACACTGAGCCCCGAGACAGTGAGTGGTGGCCTCACTGCTCTGCCTGGCACCCTGTCACCTCCACTTTGCCTTGTTGGAAGTGATCCGGCCCCCTCCCCTTCCATTCTCCCACCTGTTCCCCAGGACtcaccccagcccctgcctgccccTGAGGAAGAAGAGGCACTCACCACTGAGGACTTTGAGTTGCTGGATCAGggggagctggagcagctgaaTGCAGAGCTGGGCTTGGAGCCAGAGACCCCCCCAAAACCCCCTGATGCTCCACCCCTGGGGCCCGACATCCATTCTCTGGTACAGTCAGACCAAGAAGCTCAGGCCGTGGCAGAGCCATGA